Part of the Trichoderma asperellum chromosome 1, complete sequence genome is shown below.
TCCGTGGGCATACCAATAAAATCAGTGGCCTCTCGTGGTTTCCTGGAGCTACCTTGCCTGAGAGCGGAGTTTCCCCAGACTCTGTCAACCTTGCCTCGGGCGGTGCCGAGGGAATGATCCATGTATGGTCTTTAAACCAAGACACCCCCTTGTCAAGCTTCAAGGGGCACTCGCAGAGGGTTTGCCGAGTGGAGTTTCATCCATCTGGCCGGTACCTCGCATCTGCTTCGGAGGATACCTCATGGCGACTCTGGGACGTGGAGTCAAATGCTGAGCTCCTGCTTCAAGAGGGCCACTCCCGTGGCGTGTACGCCATTAGTTTTAACACGGATGGCTCTCTACTCGCTAGCGCCGGCCTGGATAGCATTGGAAGAATATGGGATCTGCGGTCAGGACGCACTGTAATGATTCTCGACGGTCATATGGATGGACACATCAAGCCAATACACGCTTTGGACTGGAGCCCCGATGGACACCGAGTTCTGTCCGGCTCTGCTGATGGGTGGATCAAATGCTGGGACGTCCGGAAAGTACAGAGGTCTGGTGGCATTGGTGCTCATAATAGCGCTGTTTCCGACATGCGTTGGTTCAAGGGCTTGGACGACCCTCTACTCGGAATTCCACCGGGACAAGACGAGAAGGGAATGCAGCTACCGAAGAAGGCAGGGACATTTTTCGTCTCTAGCGGATTTGACCGAAACGTGAAGATCTTCTCAGCTGATGATTGGACCTTGGTGCAAACGCTGAGCGGGCACACTGCTCCCGTTGCCAGTGTAGATTACAGCAGAGATGGACGGTGGATTGTAAGTGGAGGGCACGACCGCACAGTGAAGCTTTGGGGAAGAAGTGACGGCGAGGCGATATAGTCAAGATTTCTATACTTAGATTTTGAGTGGAATAATTGGAAAATCGGAATTGATACCCAGGTTGGCAAAGCAAATAACAattacctactactacatacatgATGGCAAGATGAACATGAAGAGGTAGAGGTActaactacctagtagtataCTATGTGGTTACCACTTACAAGTGACCTTGCCTTGATTAGTCATGTGATAAGTGGCTCCAGATTAGATAACAGGGAACCGCAATACGTACTAGCCCAACCACGACCTTTGTACTCGTTCGtcgcgccagcgccagactCCGTCATGACGTCCCAGCGACTGCGCTCAACAAAGTGAAAAGGAAATCAGGTTCATCCCTGCAGCAAAGTTCTCCATGAACTTTCACAGTCGCCGCCTCCATTCAATTTCCAACGTGACCTAATCGTCCTCAGCAATGGCAAGCATCGACCGCTATCGCCCTCCGCGAGAGGGATATCAACCTCCTAGTCTTCAAGGCTCTGCGCGCCATGAAAGGCCATCCCGATCGCCTCCTGGACGTCGCGAAGTCCCTCCGGCTGCACCTACGCCCCCTCAGCACAGCGCACGTACATCTCCTCCACGACCACAGGCGACATCCAGCCAACAGACTC
Proteins encoded:
- a CDS encoding uncharacterized protein (BUSCO:EOG092D21TB), which translates into the protein MIHPSRQAYVEEAEQSTGIALEDLPEDHDYEMNMGDGAPPEKASAILSQFNRKRLAATIAVPTDDGRVRARLREMGEPMTLFGEGPADRRDRLRELLTIQAEMAGLESGDITMEDADEAEEEEQEEEFYSRGGPELLQARINIAEFSLPRAKRRTAFQKAESTIPLRTHVKFRKQIKERLQTFELQGSQTVGERHISMTRFSPNGELVAVGNWGGQVKLVEIPNLTEKMSFRGHTNKISGLSWFPGATLPESGVSPDSVNLASGGAEGMIHVWSLNQDTPLSSFKGHSQRVCRVEFHPSGRYLASASEDTSWRLWDVESNAELLLQEGHSRGVYAISFNTDGSLLASAGLDSIGRIWDLRSGRTVMILDGHMDGHIKPIHALDWSPDGHRVLSGSADGWIKCWDVRKVQRSGGIGAHNSAVSDMRWFKGLDDPLLGIPPGQDEKGMQLPKKAGTFFVSSGFDRNVKIFSADDWTLVQTLSGHTAPVASVDYSRDGRWIVSGGHDRTVKLWGRSDGEAI